In Microbacterium binotii, one DNA window encodes the following:
- a CDS encoding citrate synthase — translation MTEAGSQQKTARLTVAEHTAELPVLTGTDGAPSIDVSSLTRQTGHTTLDYGFVNTAATKSAVTFIDGDEGILRYRGYPIEQLAKNSTYLEVAWLLIYGELPSASELEDFDNRIRRHTLLHEDLKRFFSALPHTAHPMSVLSAATAALSTYYENQSDPHNPEFVELNTIRMLAKLPVIAAYAHKKSVGQAFLYPDNSLSFVDNFLKLNFGVLSEQYEISPVMSRALERLLILHEDHEQNASTSTVRLVGSTGANIFSSVSAGINALSGPLHGGANEAVLDMLGRIRDSGESVQRFVERVKNKEDGVKLMGFGHRVYKNYDPRAKLVKESADEVLAELGVSDPLLDLAKELEEIALRDDYFISRRLYPNVDFYTGVIYKAMGFPTRMFTVLFAIGRLPGWLAHWREMNQDPQTKIGRPQQLYVGAPERNYPGVG, via the coding sequence GTGACCGAAGCCGGCTCGCAGCAGAAGACCGCACGTCTGACCGTCGCAGAGCACACCGCGGAGCTGCCTGTGCTGACGGGCACGGACGGTGCGCCCAGCATCGATGTGTCGTCGTTGACGCGTCAGACCGGACACACGACCCTCGACTACGGGTTCGTGAACACCGCGGCGACCAAGTCCGCGGTCACCTTCATCGACGGCGACGAGGGCATCCTCCGCTACCGCGGGTACCCGATCGAGCAGCTCGCGAAGAACTCGACGTACCTCGAGGTCGCCTGGCTCCTCATCTACGGCGAGCTGCCCAGCGCGAGCGAGCTCGAGGACTTCGACAACCGCATCCGGCGTCACACGCTGCTGCACGAGGATCTGAAGCGCTTCTTCTCGGCGCTGCCGCACACCGCGCACCCCATGTCCGTGCTGTCGGCCGCCACGGCGGCGCTCTCGACCTACTACGAGAACCAGTCGGATCCGCACAACCCCGAGTTCGTCGAGCTCAACACCATCCGGATGCTCGCGAAGCTTCCTGTGATCGCGGCTTACGCGCACAAGAAGAGCGTCGGCCAGGCCTTTCTGTATCCCGACAACTCGCTCAGCTTCGTCGACAACTTCCTGAAGCTCAACTTCGGCGTGCTCAGCGAGCAGTACGAGATCAGCCCCGTGATGTCGCGGGCGCTCGAGCGCCTGCTGATCCTGCACGAGGACCACGAGCAGAACGCCTCGACGTCGACGGTGCGTCTGGTGGGATCCACCGGGGCGAACATCTTCTCCTCGGTCTCGGCGGGTATCAACGCCCTCTCCGGGCCGCTTCACGGCGGTGCGAACGAGGCCGTGCTCGACATGCTGGGCCGCATCCGTGACTCCGGCGAGAGCGTGCAGCGCTTCGTCGAGCGGGTCAAGAACAAGGAAGACGGCGTGAAGCTCATGGGCTTCGGACACCGCGTGTACAAGAACTACGACCCGCGCGCGAAGCTCGTCAAGGAGTCCGCCGACGAGGTGCTCGCCGAGCTCGGCGTCAGTGACCCGCTGCTGGATCTCGCGAAGGAGCTGGAGGAGATCGCCCTGCGCGACGACTACTTCATCTCCCGCCGGCTGTACCCGAACGTCGACTTCTACACCGGCGTCATCTACAAGGCCATGGGCTTCCCGACCCGGATGTTCACCGTGCTGTTCGCGATCGGTCGCCTTCCCGGGTGGCTCGCGCACTGGCGCGAGATGAACCAGGACCCGCAGACCAAGATCGGCCGCCCCCAGCAGCTGTACGTGGGGGCCCCCGAGCGCAACTACCCGGGCGTGGGCTGA
- the ddaH gene encoding dimethylargininase, which produces MPRLLVRPPSSRLAEGELTHLERVPVDPTLAREQWEAYVDVFRARGWEIVPVAEADEQADGVFVEDAVVVFGDLAVLCRAGADSRRGERPTIEAATARTGLATAEIVAPATLDGGDVLKIGRTVYVGLSARTTEDAVVQLRALLAPRGWDVQGVPVTRVLHLKSAVTALPDGTVIGYPPLVDDPDAFPAFLAVPEEHGTAVVVLDENTVLMSADAPASAALFRERGLEVITTPVTEFEKLEGCVTCLSVRLRD; this is translated from the coding sequence ATGCCGCGGCTTCTCGTGCGGCCGCCGTCTTCGCGGCTGGCCGAGGGGGAGCTCACGCACCTCGAGCGAGTCCCGGTGGATCCCACGCTCGCGCGCGAGCAGTGGGAGGCGTACGTGGACGTGTTCCGCGCTCGCGGGTGGGAGATCGTGCCGGTCGCCGAGGCGGACGAGCAGGCGGACGGCGTGTTCGTCGAGGATGCCGTGGTCGTGTTCGGCGATCTGGCCGTCCTCTGCCGCGCCGGAGCCGACTCGCGCCGGGGCGAGCGCCCGACGATCGAAGCCGCGACCGCGCGGACCGGGCTGGCGACGGCGGAGATCGTCGCCCCGGCGACACTCGACGGCGGCGACGTTCTGAAGATCGGCCGCACCGTCTACGTGGGCCTGTCGGCGCGCACGACCGAGGACGCCGTGGTGCAGCTGCGCGCACTGCTCGCACCTCGAGGGTGGGACGTGCAGGGTGTTCCCGTGACGCGGGTGCTGCACCTGAAGTCGGCAGTGACCGCGCTTCCGGACGGCACCGTCATCGGTTACCCGCCGCTGGTGGATGACCCCGATGCGTTCCCGGCGTTCCTCGCGGTTCCCGAGGAGCACGGCACGGCTGTGGTGGTGCTCGACGAGAACACCGTGCTCATGTCGGCGGACGCCCCGGCATCCGCTGCCCTCTTCCGGGAGAGGGGCCTGGAGGTCATCACGACCCCGGTAACCGAGTTCGAGAAGCTCGAGGGCTGCGT